A genomic window from Fibrobacter sp. UWEL includes:
- a CDS encoding circularly permuted type 2 ATP-grasp protein: protein MHNVLDENDLSSSSSSCHKGTDPIPLVISPEDWSRLEAGVAQRARLFNALAEDIYGDQKLWKEGKLPAALLFANPDFMQVAWKVKPAGGIFVNLSSTDVARLEDGSFVAIADHLQVPEGLGRALENRIGVSRAFPELFRSMRTERLAGFFKKLLDGLNAMHEDINAKGAHGDSGKVVLLAPGPENPRRGEDAMLARYLGIPLVENDDLAVRNLQVYMKTLMGLKKIGTIFRRVEDGMCDPLELRIDSGEGAVGLISTVRAGNVAIGNFLGTGVLETPMFKPFLPEICRELLGEELLLPDVETIWMGNAAEAERVLAEPEKWIFKKAFRDAGSLKEQEVKAYASMTTTAQLALLQTIENSPEQWVAEKSVEVATVSAYRGGSSSNGAADFEPAISLMRLFAVNTAKETSVMPGGLGIFQFIDKNLAQSAAASISKAHILESDVGEKDIWVLSERPVAHFSLLAPADQAITPSRAGGDLPSRAAENLFRLGRDLSASNMMARIARGIAVRLSDESWTEMPELPWILKAGLSDESLARMAQDPENALRYFVLRKDNKNGMQCALAEIHDLAVQIRDRISEDLWLYLNGFGVAEMPAGAGAAALLPYLKAVLSDSAAVAGLAADSMTRGHEWRFLELGRQIECATRTLQLIKNLLSTAPADETTNLRLLQAVLEIGDGLMTYHRRYGGRLQVVPVLDLLLSDESNPRSVAYQVAKLREATAHLPGNDQGEATFSPLDRELMRILTDLRLANMEKLAETVGYNRENLTKLVDEQLEAIERVGEIISRLYLSHAPRAGIFHATTTEVSEV, encoded by the coding sequence TTGCATAATGTTCTGGACGAGAACGATCTTTCGTCCAGTTCCAGCAGCTGCCACAAGGGCACGGACCCCATCCCCCTGGTAATTTCGCCTGAGGACTGGAGCCGCCTGGAAGCAGGAGTGGCTCAGAGGGCAAGGCTTTTCAACGCCTTGGCAGAAGACATTTATGGCGATCAAAAGCTGTGGAAAGAGGGCAAGTTGCCCGCCGCCCTTTTGTTCGCGAACCCGGACTTCATGCAAGTGGCCTGGAAGGTAAAACCTGCAGGCGGCATATTCGTGAATTTATCCTCTACGGATGTGGCCCGGCTGGAAGACGGCTCCTTTGTAGCCATCGCAGACCACTTGCAAGTACCGGAAGGTTTAGGCCGCGCCTTGGAAAACCGCATTGGGGTCAGCCGCGCATTCCCGGAACTTTTCCGCAGTATGCGTACGGAACGCCTGGCAGGGTTCTTCAAGAAGTTGCTGGATGGCCTTAACGCCATGCATGAGGATATTAACGCCAAGGGCGCTCATGGCGACAGCGGAAAGGTCGTCTTGCTGGCCCCGGGACCTGAAAATCCCCGTCGAGGCGAAGACGCCATGTTGGCCCGCTACCTAGGGATCCCGTTGGTAGAAAACGACGACCTGGCAGTGCGTAATCTGCAGGTCTACATGAAGACTCTCATGGGTCTGAAGAAGATTGGAACCATCTTCCGTCGGGTGGAAGACGGCATGTGCGACCCGCTGGAACTTCGCATCGATAGCGGAGAAGGGGCAGTAGGCCTCATCAGCACGGTGCGAGCAGGAAACGTAGCCATCGGAAACTTCCTGGGCACAGGCGTCCTGGAGACGCCTATGTTCAAGCCGTTCCTGCCGGAAATTTGTCGCGAGCTTCTTGGCGAAGAATTGCTCCTGCCCGATGTGGAAACCATCTGGATGGGCAACGCAGCTGAAGCAGAACGAGTTTTGGCAGAGCCTGAAAAGTGGATTTTTAAGAAGGCCTTCAGGGACGCGGGTAGTTTGAAGGAACAGGAAGTCAAGGCATATGCTTCCATGACTACCACGGCTCAGCTGGCCTTGCTACAGACCATCGAAAACAGCCCTGAACAATGGGTTGCGGAAAAGTCTGTGGAAGTGGCAACCGTTTCCGCCTATCGCGGAGGCTCCAGCAGCAATGGCGCCGCAGATTTTGAACCGGCAATTTCACTGATGCGTCTGTTCGCCGTGAACACCGCGAAGGAAACCTCGGTGATGCCTGGTGGACTGGGAATTTTCCAGTTCATCGATAAGAACTTGGCACAAAGTGCCGCAGCAAGTATTTCAAAGGCCCACATCCTTGAAAGCGATGTTGGAGAAAAGGACATCTGGGTGCTTTCTGAAAGACCTGTTGCCCACTTCTCTCTCCTGGCCCCGGCCGACCAGGCTATAACACCTTCTCGAGCGGGCGGTGATTTGCCCAGCCGCGCTGCTGAGAACTTGTTCCGCCTCGGCCGGGACCTGTCCGCTTCCAACATGATGGCTCGTATTGCAAGAGGAATCGCAGTACGACTGTCTGATGAATCCTGGACGGAAATGCCGGAATTGCCTTGGATCTTGAAGGCTGGACTTTCTGACGAATCTCTGGCCCGCATGGCCCAGGATCCGGAAAACGCATTACGTTACTTCGTCCTAAGAAAGGACAACAAGAACGGAATGCAATGTGCATTAGCGGAAATTCACGATCTCGCAGTGCAGATTCGAGATCGCATTTCCGAAGACTTGTGGTTGTACCTGAACGGGTTCGGCGTTGCAGAAATGCCGGCGGGGGCAGGTGCCGCAGCGCTTTTGCCTTACTTAAAGGCAGTCTTATCAGATAGCGCTGCTGTGGCCGGCCTCGCTGCGGACTCCATGACTCGCGGCCATGAGTGGCGCTTTCTAGAACTTGGTCGACAGATCGAGTGCGCCACTCGCACCTTGCAGCTGATTAAAAACCTGCTGTCTACGGCCCCCGCCGATGAAACGACGAACCTACGTTTGCTGCAGGCAGTGCTTGAAATTGGTGACGGCCTCATGACTTACCACCGTCGCTATGGCGGCCGCCTGCAGGTAGTGCCGGTTTTGGATTTGCTTCTGTCCGACGAATCCAACCCGCGAAGCGTTGCCTATCAGGTGGCAAAGCTCCGTGAAGCTACAGCCCACCTGCCGGGAAACGATCAAGGTGAAGCCACCTTCTCGCCGCTGGACCGTGAACTTATGCGAATACTCACGGACCTGCGCCTGGCCAACATGGAAAAGCTTGCTGAAACTGTAGGCTACAACAGGGAGAACTTAACAAAGCTAGTAGACGAACAACTTGAAGCCATTGAACGAGTCGGTGAAATCATCAGCAGACTCTATCTGAGCCACGCCCCCCGCGCAGGCATTTTCCACGCCACCACTACCGAAGTGTCGGAGGTTTAA
- a CDS encoding transglutaminase family protein, which translates to MPIYQIDHETVYDYCEPVLYSNHLAHMLPRIVGRQNWISHTIEVEPNPTVKQERLDIFGNRVLAFSIEQEHTHFRFKTTGIVDVRGEEPPKEGATMPWEEVAKLLERPNDAETLDASMYAYASPFAGYDESVRNYALESFEPGRPIFDAAKELMTRVYTDCKYTPGATRIGAQPQEILRGRKGVCQDFAHLMIGCLRSLKLPCRYVSGYLRTHPPEGQPKLVGADATHAWASTYIPGYGWVELDPTNNVLGGEEHIILAWGRDFGDVSPLKGVITGGGDHTLKVGVNVDLK; encoded by the coding sequence ATGCCTATCTATCAGATCGATCACGAAACTGTTTATGATTATTGCGAGCCTGTTCTCTATAGTAACCACTTGGCTCACATGCTTCCGCGAATTGTCGGTCGACAGAACTGGATTAGCCACACCATCGAAGTGGAACCCAATCCAACTGTAAAGCAGGAACGACTGGACATTTTCGGAAACCGCGTCCTAGCCTTTAGTATTGAACAGGAACATACACACTTTAGATTCAAGACTACCGGTATTGTTGATGTCCGCGGAGAGGAACCTCCCAAGGAAGGAGCAACAATGCCCTGGGAAGAAGTGGCAAAACTTCTGGAACGTCCCAACGATGCCGAAACATTGGACGCCTCCATGTACGCCTACGCCTCCCCCTTCGCAGGTTATGACGAATCTGTCAGGAACTATGCGCTGGAAAGTTTTGAACCGGGCCGCCCCATTTTTGATGCCGCCAAGGAATTGATGACTCGCGTCTATACGGATTGCAAGTACACTCCCGGCGCCACCAGGATTGGAGCCCAGCCTCAAGAAATTCTTCGAGGCCGCAAAGGCGTCTGCCAGGATTTCGCACACTTGATGATTGGTTGCTTAAGGTCTCTGAAATTGCCTTGCCGCTACGTCAGTGGATACCTGCGGACTCATCCGCCTGAAGGTCAGCCAAAGCTGGTGGGTGCCGATGCCACGCATGCTTGGGCAAGCACCTACATTCCCGGCTACGGTTGGGTGGAACTGGATCCCACCAACAACGTGCTGGGCGGCGAGGAACACATCATCCTTGCCTGGGGAAGAGACTTTGGTGATGTAAGCCCCCTGAAGGGAGTCATTACCGGCGGCGGCGACCACACGCTGAAAGTGGGCGTGAACGTTGATTTGAAATGA
- a CDS encoding circularly permuted type 2 ATP-grasp protein, protein MKFGNYNTEGFYDELCLPDGTPRPAAEPLITRINELPEGELQRRQTVAESAFYDNGITFAVYGNKEGKDKIIPFDVIPRIVSAADWKHLEAGLKQRTEALNCFLTDIYNDRKILRDKVVPESLINTCTAYRPQMEGFVPPKGIWAHITGTDLVRDTDGTFYVLEDNMRCPSGISYVLQNRQILKRTFPQVFSHCSIRPVDEYCTRLRKALEYLAEGVENPRVVVLTPGIYNSAYYEHSYLAQQMGVDLVTGDDLVVQDKKVFARTTRGLKQVHVIYRRVDDEFLDPQVFRPDSCLGVPGLIEAYKAGNVALANAPGCGVADDKAIYTFVPQIIKYYLGEEAIIPNVPTFVCENPKHMQHVIDHIENMVVKAASESGGYGMLVGPKSTKEECEAFKQKIIANPRNYIAQPMISLSRVPCIVDGGFEGRHVDLRPYIVQGKETYILPGGLTRVALRKGSIVVNSSQGGGCKDTWVIAENEKAPELGQARQWMEQQQQQQ, encoded by the coding sequence ATGAAATTTGGAAACTACAATACCGAAGGCTTCTACGACGAGCTTTGCCTTCCTGATGGGACTCCCCGCCCGGCGGCAGAGCCGTTGATTACCAGAATCAACGAACTTCCCGAAGGTGAATTGCAGCGTCGCCAGACGGTTGCAGAATCCGCTTTCTACGACAATGGCATCACCTTCGCCGTCTATGGAAACAAGGAAGGTAAGGACAAGATTATCCCCTTCGATGTCATTCCCCGTATCGTCAGTGCCGCCGACTGGAAGCATCTGGAAGCAGGCCTCAAGCAGCGTACCGAAGCATTGAACTGCTTCTTGACAGACATCTACAACGACCGCAAGATTTTACGGGACAAGGTTGTTCCTGAAAGTCTCATCAACACCTGCACCGCTTACCGCCCCCAGATGGAAGGCTTTGTGCCGCCCAAGGGAATCTGGGCACACATTACCGGTACCGATCTTGTACGCGATACCGACGGCACCTTCTATGTGCTGGAAGACAACATGCGTTGTCCCAGTGGTATTTCCTACGTGCTGCAGAACCGCCAGATTTTAAAGCGCACCTTCCCTCAGGTTTTCAGCCACTGCTCCATCCGCCCGGTGGATGAGTACTGCACTCGTCTCCGCAAGGCTCTGGAATACTTGGCAGAAGGCGTCGAAAATCCCAGAGTGGTGGTGCTTACTCCGGGCATCTACAACTCCGCCTACTACGAACATTCCTATCTGGCACAGCAGATGGGCGTAGACTTGGTCACCGGCGACGACTTGGTAGTGCAAGACAAGAAGGTCTTTGCACGTACTACCCGCGGCCTCAAGCAGGTTCACGTAATCTACCGTCGCGTGGATGATGAATTCCTGGATCCTCAGGTGTTCCGCCCGGATTCTTGCTTGGGTGTACCCGGTTTGATCGAAGCCTACAAGGCTGGAAACGTGGCTCTCGCCAACGCCCCTGGCTGCGGTGTGGCCGACGACAAGGCTATCTACACTTTCGTTCCTCAGATCATCAAGTACTACCTGGGCGAAGAAGCCATCATTCCTAATGTACCCACCTTCGTTTGCGAAAACCCCAAGCACATGCAGCACGTCATCGACCATATTGAAAACATGGTGGTGAAGGCAGCCAGCGAATCCGGTGGCTACGGCATGCTGGTTGGCCCCAAGTCAACCAAGGAAGAATGTGAAGCCTTCAAGCAGAAGATTATTGCAAACCCCCGTAACTACATCGCTCAGCCCATGATTTCCCTGAGCCGTGTGCCCTGCATTGTGGATGGCGGTTTTGAAGGTCGTCACGTAGATTTACGCCCGTATATTGTACAGGGTAAGGAGACCTACATCCTTCCCGGTGGCCTCACCCGCGTAGCTCTTCGCAAGGGATCCATCGTGGTGAACAGCTCTCAGGGCGGTGGCTGTAAGGATACTTGGGTCATCGCTGAAAACGAGAAGGCTCCAGAACTCGGCCAGGCCAGACAATGGATGGAACAACAACAACAGCAACAATAG
- a CDS encoding alpha-E domain-containing protein codes for MLSRVANSIYWLARYIERAENVARGIDVNLQLQLDLPGEERPWEPVIQTAGNADEFFKKYAHVSIENALMFLTFDKENPSSIISCVAAARENARCVRERISSELWLAINQFYLKLNEPDMPQQVLASPHTFYRSVKEFSQLTAGIIQGTMNHDVAWNFTHLGTLLERADQTSRILDVKYYILLPDVSMVGMAMDTVQWNAVLKSVGAYEMFHRRNSNVTPHNVAEFLLLTEDFPRSLRYCLEKAEQVLKNIAFPVKSNAESIRMLGKLRSDVAFTTIDEIINDGLHERIEKIQTRLNELGNQIWKDFFC; via the coding sequence ATGTTAAGTAGAGTTGCAAATTCCATTTATTGGCTTGCCCGCTATATTGAACGTGCAGAAAATGTCGCCCGCGGCATTGACGTGAATCTTCAGCTTCAGCTGGACTTGCCTGGCGAAGAACGTCCCTGGGAACCGGTAATCCAGACCGCCGGCAACGCCGATGAATTCTTCAAGAAGTACGCTCACGTTTCTATCGAGAACGCCTTGATGTTCCTCACCTTCGACAAGGAAAATCCCAGCAGCATCATCTCTTGTGTGGCTGCCGCCCGCGAAAACGCCCGCTGCGTTCGCGAGAGAATTTCCTCCGAATTGTGGCTAGCCATCAACCAGTTTTACCTAAAACTGAACGAACCTGATATGCCCCAGCAGGTATTGGCATCTCCCCACACGTTCTACAGAAGCGTGAAGGAATTCAGCCAGCTTACCGCAGGTATCATTCAGGGCACCATGAATCATGACGTTGCCTGGAATTTTACCCATCTAGGCACGCTGCTGGAACGAGCCGACCAGACTTCCCGAATTCTGGATGTGAAGTACTACATCCTCCTTCCGGATGTGAGCATGGTGGGCATGGCCATGGATACGGTGCAGTGGAACGCGGTTCTTAAGAGCGTGGGCGCATACGAAATGTTCCACCGCCGCAATTCCAACGTAACACCCCATAACGTTGCGGAATTTCTCCTCCTTACGGAAGACTTCCCCCGTTCCCTTCGTTACTGTTTGGAAAAGGCGGAACAAGTTCTCAAGAATATTGCATTCCCCGTAAAGAGCAATGCAGAATCCATCCGTATGTTGGGCAAGCTCCGTTCCGATGTGGCATTCACCACCATTGACGAAATCATCAATGATGGTCTTCACGAACGTATCGAAAAAATTCAGACACGCCTGAACGAGCTGGGTAATCAAATCTGGAAGGATTTCTTCTGCTAG
- a CDS encoding class I SAM-dependent methyltransferase translates to MSKFSEYIGSQFGNPRGFVGRICTIIMNVINQAMYKNVVALVKVNAEDNILDVGFGNGYLLQRLYRKQKCHMYGIDISEDMVAAATARNACAAGDGNLYLQEGDCCDLTFEDNFFSAVTSINTIYFWNDTVWGLSEIRRVLKPGATFYNVVYSKEWLDKLSYTKKGFKKFEPEDLIALGNKAGFEDITVKEIVEGRSFVVMYRK, encoded by the coding sequence ATGTCCAAGTTTTCGGAATATATCGGTAGTCAGTTTGGAAATCCTCGCGGGTTTGTGGGGCGGATTTGCACGATCATTATGAATGTGATTAACCAAGCCATGTACAAGAACGTGGTGGCTCTGGTGAAAGTGAATGCTGAGGACAATATTCTTGATGTTGGCTTTGGTAACGGTTATTTGTTGCAGCGTCTTTATCGCAAGCAGAAATGCCATATGTATGGCATTGACATTTCCGAAGATATGGTTGCAGCGGCGACAGCGCGAAATGCCTGTGCTGCAGGCGATGGCAATCTTTACTTGCAAGAGGGGGATTGCTGCGACTTGACTTTTGAAGACAACTTTTTCTCCGCCGTCACCTCCATCAATACGATTTATTTTTGGAACGATACAGTATGGGGCTTAAGCGAAATTCGTCGAGTGCTGAAGCCTGGTGCCACTTTCTATAACGTGGTTTATTCCAAGGAATGGCTGGACAAACTTTCCTATACTAAAAAGGGCTTTAAGAAGTTTGAACCCGAGGACTTGATAGCGCTGGGAAATAAAGCTGGCTTTGAGGATATAACCGTAAAGGAAATCGTCGAAGGCAGAAGCTTTGTGGTGATGTATAGGAAATAA
- a CDS encoding Na+/H+ antiporter NhaC family protein, with amino-acid sequence MEIAILLTFCIALFASLFAGVPLLYALLFGLLLFAGYGVRFRGCGETLKMCWNGIKTTRGILLLFVLLGLLTSMWRAAGTIPVIVSYAVELIHPSSFILLTFVLNSAMSLLTGTALGTAATMGVICATIGRSIGMDSTADSAWIGGAVLAGVYFGNRISPISSMALLTAGITKTDIYQNIRGMVRTTWLPFLLSCVVYFVAGMKGGAASAANAVAVPNVAELFAKDFSLSLWTLIPAGVIIALSIARVRTSLVLLWSSISAFILALVIENQGVMELLKALVFGYKTSVPEIAKMVNGGGLLSMVNVFLIVVIAGCYGGIFKGTPLLNPLKSKIEKLSQKTNPFVATLACACITSCVVCNQTLTIILTNQMSENLGAKNQALNLYDTAVTVIALVPWSVATVIVLNAVQAPNSAVLCACFLYLVPVCRVIFNRQSK; translated from the coding sequence ATGGAAATTGCAATTCTTTTAACATTCTGCATTGCACTTTTTGCGTCGCTGTTTGCGGGCGTGCCTTTGCTGTATGCGTTGCTGTTTGGATTGCTGCTTTTTGCTGGTTATGGCGTGCGATTCCGCGGCTGTGGCGAAACTTTGAAAATGTGTTGGAACGGCATCAAGACGACCCGCGGCATTCTGCTGTTGTTTGTTCTGCTGGGGCTCTTGACCTCCATGTGGCGAGCTGCAGGTACTATTCCCGTAATCGTGAGTTATGCGGTAGAACTGATTCATCCGTCAAGCTTTATTCTGTTGACCTTCGTGCTGAATTCCGCCATGTCCCTCTTGACGGGAACGGCTCTGGGGACTGCGGCAACCATGGGTGTTATTTGTGCTACTATCGGGCGTTCCATCGGGATGGATAGCACTGCGGATTCTGCGTGGATTGGTGGCGCGGTTCTGGCGGGCGTATACTTCGGTAACAGAATTTCGCCCATCTCTTCTATGGCGCTCTTGACGGCGGGCATAACCAAGACGGATATCTATCAGAACATTCGCGGCATGGTGCGTACGACATGGTTGCCTTTCCTGCTGAGCTGTGTAGTTTATTTTGTGGCGGGAATGAAAGGTGGTGCTGCCTCTGCTGCGAATGCTGTTGCTGTCCCAAATGTGGCTGAACTTTTTGCCAAGGATTTTTCTCTTTCTCTCTGGACCTTGATTCCTGCGGGGGTAATTATTGCCCTTTCCATTGCTCGTGTACGAACCAGTCTGGTTCTTTTGTGGAGTTCTATTTCCGCATTTATCCTAGCGCTTGTAATTGAAAACCAAGGTGTAATGGAACTGCTGAAGGCATTAGTGTTCGGCTATAAAACCTCCGTGCCGGAAATTGCGAAAATGGTGAACGGCGGCGGTTTGCTTTCCATGGTGAACGTGTTTTTGATCGTGGTCATCGCGGGCTGTTACGGCGGCATTTTCAAGGGTACGCCTTTGCTGAATCCGTTGAAGTCGAAAATCGAAAAGCTGTCCCAAAAGACTAATCCTTTCGTTGCTACTTTGGCTTGTGCCTGCATTACTTCTTGCGTAGTTTGCAATCAGACTCTTACCATCATTTTGACCAATCAGATGAGCGAAAATCTGGGGGCGAAAAATCAGGCTTTGAACCTTTACGATACTGCTGTAACGGTAATCGCATTGGTTCCCTGGTCTGTGGCTACCGTGATTGTACTGAATGCTGTGCAGGCTCCCAACAGTGCCGTACTTTGCGCCTGCTTCCTGTATCTGGTGCCTGTTTGTAGGGTAATTTTTAATCGCCAATCAAAATAA
- the atzF gene encoding allophanate hydrolase produces the protein MAQLDLRISSLRSAYEKGEITPREVVQNLRDAIEKAPKEIWIAKTSKEQLEKYLTALEDVADRARSAAGFKIPADKPLFGIPFAIKDNIDCEGMESTSACPAYAYMPKKSAFVVERLIEAGAIPMGKTNMDQFATGLVGVRSPYGSIPNRYAPEYVSGGSSSGSAAALAYGLCSFSLGTDTAGSGRVPAAFNKLVGVKPTRGLLSTSGVIPACRSLDCVSIFALDNSDARYVLNIAGAEDSEDAYSREAPWNSASDSAGSAARLPENWTFGVPEESELNFFGNEGYKAAFYRAVEAFEKAGGTKVTIHFTPFLEAARLLYEGPWVFERYDAVGKFIEEHPDEIFPVTKEIISPKTTPHPSEVFAGFHALQAKKKIADLEFSKVDVLLTPTAGTIYKTAEVNADPIKLNSNLGYYTNYMNLLDYSALAIPAGMATCKDSSTDTGSIQLPFGVTIVGHAFDDFKLLDVAEKVTPFLSEKIPLAVCGAHLKGEPLHYQLQTADFLGATETAPEYKMYAFKDGNIQKPAMIAGNSSFYVELYALTPEEFGKFAAAIPAPLGIGKIKLSDGRVVPGFIGDGTISVMAFGGAAVDISEFGDWRKYIHK, from the coding sequence ATGGCACAACTTGATCTTAGAATTTCAAGCCTCCGCTCTGCTTATGAAAAGGGCGAAATCACTCCCCGTGAAGTTGTACAAAACCTCCGCGATGCCATCGAAAAGGCTCCCAAGGAAATCTGGATTGCAAAGACCAGCAAGGAACAACTGGAAAAATATTTGACCGCTTTGGAAGACGTTGCCGACCGCGCAAGGAGCGCCGCAGGTTTCAAGATTCCCGCAGACAAGCCCCTATTCGGCATTCCATTCGCCATCAAGGACAACATTGACTGCGAAGGTATGGAAAGCACTTCCGCCTGCCCCGCCTACGCCTACATGCCCAAGAAATCCGCCTTCGTGGTAGAGCGCCTCATTGAAGCTGGCGCCATTCCCATGGGCAAAACCAACATGGACCAGTTCGCCACCGGCCTGGTGGGCGTGCGCTCCCCTTACGGAAGCATCCCTAACCGCTACGCCCCGGAATATGTTTCTGGGGGAAGCAGCAGCGGTTCTGCAGCCGCCTTGGCTTATGGGCTTTGCAGTTTTTCGCTGGGCACAGATACGGCAGGATCCGGCCGCGTCCCCGCCGCCTTCAACAAGCTTGTAGGCGTGAAGCCTACCCGCGGTTTGCTTAGCACCAGCGGAGTGATTCCCGCCTGCCGTAGCCTAGACTGCGTTAGCATTTTTGCATTGGACAATAGCGACGCCCGCTACGTCTTGAACATCGCCGGTGCCGAAGATTCCGAAGACGCCTACTCCCGCGAAGCTCCGTGGAACTCTGCTTCGGACAGCGCAGGCTCCGCAGCCCGCCTCCCCGAAAACTGGACCTTCGGTGTCCCCGAAGAAAGCGAGCTGAACTTCTTTGGAAACGAGGGTTACAAGGCCGCCTTCTACCGCGCCGTGGAAGCTTTTGAAAAAGCAGGCGGCACCAAGGTCACCATCCACTTTACTCCATTCCTAGAAGCAGCGCGCCTGCTTTACGAAGGCCCCTGGGTTTTTGAACGTTACGATGCAGTGGGCAAGTTCATCGAAGAACATCCCGACGAAATCTTCCCCGTCACCAAGGAAATCATTAGCCCCAAAACAACACCCCACCCCTCCGAAGTTTTCGCCGGATTCCACGCCCTGCAAGCCAAGAAGAAAATTGCCGACCTTGAATTTTCAAAGGTGGACGTTTTGCTCACCCCCACCGCAGGCACCATCTACAAGACCGCAGAAGTAAACGCCGACCCCATCAAGCTGAACAGCAACCTGGGCTATTACACCAACTACATGAACCTGCTGGATTATTCCGCCCTGGCCATCCCCGCCGGCATGGCCACCTGCAAGGACTCCAGCACCGACACAGGTTCCATCCAGTTGCCCTTTGGCGTTACCATCGTAGGCCATGCCTTTGACGACTTCAAGCTTTTGGATGTGGCCGAAAAGGTCACCCCCTTCCTTAGCGAAAAGATTCCCCTGGCAGTTTGCGGAGCCCACCTGAAGGGCGAACCCCTACACTATCAATTGCAAACCGCCGACTTCTTGGGTGCCACCGAAACCGCCCCGGAATACAAGATGTACGCCTTCAAGGACGGCAACATTCAAAAGCCAGCCATGATCGCAGGCAACAGCAGTTTCTACGTAGAACTTTACGCCCTCACCCCCGAGGAATTCGGCAAGTTCGCCGCCGCTATTCCTGCCCCCCTGGGAATCGGCAAGATCAAGCTTTCCGACGGTCGCGTGGTCCCCGGATTCATTGGCGACGGCACCATCTCGGTCATGGCCTTTGGCGGTGCCGCTGTCGACATTTCGGAATTCGGAGATTGGCGTAAGTACATCCACAAATAA